Proteins encoded in a region of the Chitinophagaceae bacterium genome:
- a CDS encoding VTT domain-containing protein, with amino-acid sequence MENFNWLSLLQPQFYIENGGLWLIIFIVFAETGLFAGFFLPGDSLLFVTGIYAIDIIKVYFPIENPLLCLLFLISMVSFAGILGNSIGYWTGHKVGKRMYQWKDNLFFKQAYLIQASEFYEKHGKVAIFAARFLPFIRTFAPIVAGIVNMDKKQFSFFNIIGSITWVSSMILGGFFLQKIFLKQFGFDLTQHLEIIVIGIVAVTTFPVLFKFFTSKKQEK; translated from the coding sequence ATGGAAAATTTTAATTGGCTCAGCTTACTTCAACCACAATTTTATATAGAAAATGGTGGATTATGGCTCATCATTTTTATAGTATTTGCGGAAACAGGTCTATTTGCTGGATTTTTCTTACCCGGTGATAGCTTATTATTTGTAACGGGAATTTATGCAATAGATATTATTAAAGTATATTTCCCTATAGAAAATCCCTTACTGTGCTTACTTTTTTTAATAAGCATGGTATCTTTTGCAGGTATTTTAGGAAATAGTATAGGATATTGGACAGGACATAAAGTAGGAAAACGAATGTACCAATGGAAAGATAATCTGTTTTTTAAACAAGCGTACCTTATACAAGCAAGTGAATTCTATGAAAAACATGGGAAAGTAGCAATATTTGCAGCAAGATTTTTACCTTTTATAAGAACTTTTGCACCCATTGTAGCGGGAATAGTAAATATGGATAAAAAACAATTCTCTTTTTTTAACATAATAGGTTCTATTACTTGGGTAAGTTCTATGATTTTAGGTGGCTTCTTTTTACAAAAAATTTTCCTTAAACAATTTGGATTTGATCTTACACAGCACTTAGAAATTATTGTTATTGGAATAGTTGCTGTTACTACTTTTCCTGTTCTTTTTAAGTTTTTTACATCTAAAAAACAAGAAAAATAA
- a CDS encoding DUF5618 family protein, whose protein sequence is MYLEEYKTKILEIKQSLLELGKPDIINRYYQDKKYVKQVGHDGYVTILRGLDTFFAMRGVQKKGKKRVEWYERELYVVNKKLSEAFAVAYDTFHMSMHCDGNQDMDVAIVAFKKAEEILDGLEKIMDDEILNKQTDE, encoded by the coding sequence ATGTATTTAGAAGAATATAAAACTAAAATATTAGAAATAAAACAAAGTTTATTAGAGCTTGGGAAACCCGATATTATAAATAGATATTACCAAGATAAAAAATATGTAAAACAAGTAGGGCATGACGGCTATGTAACTATCTTACGTGGGTTAGATACATTTTTTGCAATGAGAGGTGTTCAAAAAAAAGGTAAAAAAAGAGTAGAATGGTACGAAAGAGAACTCTATGTTGTTAATAAAAAACTATCCGAAGCATTTGCCGTAGCTTACGATACATTTCACATGTCTATGCATTGTGATGGTAATCAAGATATGGATGTAGCAATTGTTGCTTTTAAAAAAGCAGAAGAAATTCTAGATGGACTAGAAAAAATAATGGATGATGAAATACTAAACAAACAAACAGATGAATAG
- a CDS encoding Gfo/Idh/MocA family oxidoreductase, which yields MNTHTQKSRREFLKNTSIALAGITIVPRFVLGKGYVAPSDTLYIGGIGVGGKGRGDIAEFSKSPNAKIVALCDVDDNSAYESRKNFPQATYYKDWRVMLEKEKLDAVSVSTPDHSHTHPTLTAMSMGKHVYVQKPLTHNIYEARILTEASKKYKVVTQMGNQGASGNDVRKMKEWIEAGLIGDVTSVISWTNRPVWPQGIKTPTGKYPIPNTLEWDLWIGCTEYIDYNPAYHPFNWRGWWNYGTGALGDMGCHILDPFFRILPVKYANEVECSATTVWEDFFKEADYKDSCPSSSVIYFNFPRTDGKGNIKLTWMDGGLLPQRPVELLPNENMGSKDGGIIMEGTKGKIIAEMWAEKPILLPSYRMQNETFPSETLPRVPEGHYVQWVNACIKGYGNSKTSSDFDFSGPFTEAILLGNVALRTYQIKRDNTYPGRKKLLWDASKLQITNFEEANQFVKRKYRNGWELQGI from the coding sequence ATGAACACACACACACAAAAATCTAGAAGAGAATTTTTAAAAAACACAAGTATCGCATTGGCTGGTATAACCATAGTACCGCGTTTTGTATTAGGAAAAGGTTATGTAGCTCCGAGTGATACATTATACATAGGAGGGATAGGAGTCGGAGGGAAAGGAAGAGGTGATATAGCAGAATTTTCCAAAAGCCCAAATGCGAAAATAGTCGCACTTTGTGATGTAGACGATAATTCTGCTTACGAATCCCGAAAGAACTTTCCTCAAGCAACCTATTATAAAGATTGGCGGGTTATGTTAGAAAAAGAAAAATTAGATGCTGTTTCTGTATCAACCCCGGATCACAGCCACACCCACCCAACACTTACCGCAATGTCAATGGGAAAGCATGTTTATGTGCAAAAACCACTCACACATAATATCTACGAAGCAAGAATATTAACAGAAGCATCAAAAAAATATAAAGTAGTTACACAAATGGGTAACCAAGGTGCTTCCGGAAACGATGTAAGAAAAATGAAAGAGTGGATAGAAGCAGGTTTAATAGGTGACGTTACTTCTGTCATCTCATGGACAAATAGACCTGTTTGGCCCCAAGGTATAAAAACCCCAACTGGAAAATACCCTATTCCGAATACACTAGAATGGGATTTATGGATTGGATGCACAGAATATATAGATTATAACCCCGCATACCATCCATTTAATTGGCGAGGATGGTGGAACTATGGAACAGGAGCTTTAGGAGATATGGGTTGTCATATTTTAGATCCTTTTTTTAGAATACTACCCGTAAAATACGCTAATGAAGTAGAATGTAGTGCAACTACAGTATGGGAAGATTTTTTTAAGGAAGCGGACTATAAAGATAGTTGCCCCTCTTCTTCTGTTATATATTTTAATTTTCCACGTACAGACGGCAAAGGGAACATAAAACTTACATGGATGGATGGAGGACTATTACCACAAAGACCCGTAGAACTTTTGCCTAATGAAAATATGGGAAGCAAAGACGGAGGCATAATAATGGAAGGAACAAAAGGAAAAATAATAGCAGAAATGTGGGCTGAAAAACCTATATTACTACCTTCTTATAGGATGCAAAACGAAACATTCCCCTCCGAAACACTACCAAGAGTTCCCGAAGGACATTATGTGCAATGGGTAAATGCTTGTATAAAAGGATATGGAAATTCCAAAACAAGTTCAGATTTTGATTTCAGCGGACCTTTTACAGAAGCTATATTATTAGGAAACGTAGCCCTCAGAACATATCAAATAAAACGTGATAATACTTATCCCGGAAGGAAAAAACTATTATGGGATGCATCAAAATTACAAATAACAAATTTTGAAGAAGCCAATCAATTCGTGAAAAGAAAGTATAGAAATGGATGGGAACTACAAGGTATTTAA
- the proS gene encoding proline--tRNA ligase, which yields MNKPLPKRSEDYSLWYNELVKRADLAENSSVRGCMVIKPYGYAIWEKMQQQLDTMFKETGHVNAYFPLFIPKSYLSKEASHIEGFAKECAVVTHYRLKSNEKGEVIVDPDAKLEEELIVRPTSETVIWNSYKNWIQSYRDLPILINQWANVVRWEMRTRLFLRTSEFLWQEGHTAHATEEEARKETIQMLNVYYEFVNNFLAIPALKGVKSEAEKFAGAVETYCLEALMQDGKALQVGTSHFLGQNFAKAFDVTFQSTEGKLEHVWGTSWGVSTRMMGALIMAHSDDNGLVLPPNLAPIQVVIIPIFKTQEEFQKISEVVTRISTHLKKIHISVKYDSTDNQKPGWKFAEYELKGVPIRIAIGPKDIQNNTVEVARRDTLTKTTIPLDNNFEKYIQNVLTEMQSSIYTKALHFRNANTYKVDTYTEFKEVLEEKGGFLLAHWDGEASTEEKIKEETKATIRCIPLGAEKEEGKCIISGKKSERRVIFARAY from the coding sequence ATGAATAAACCACTTCCAAAACGAAGCGAAGATTACTCCCTGTGGTATAATGAATTGGTAAAAAGGGCAGATTTAGCAGAAAATTCTTCTGTTCGGGGATGTATGGTCATAAAACCCTACGGATATGCAATATGGGAAAAGATGCAACAGCAATTAGATACTATGTTTAAGGAAACAGGGCATGTAAATGCATATTTTCCCCTCTTTATTCCAAAGTCATATTTGAGCAAAGAAGCATCTCACATAGAAGGGTTTGCCAAAGAATGTGCTGTGGTGACGCATTATAGATTAAAAAGTAACGAAAAAGGTGAAGTTATTGTAGACCCCGATGCAAAATTAGAGGAAGAACTGATAGTTCGTCCTACTTCAGAGACGGTTATTTGGAATAGTTACAAAAATTGGATACAATCGTATAGGGATTTACCGATACTTATCAATCAATGGGCGAACGTGGTTCGTTGGGAAATGAGAACTCGGCTTTTTTTAAGAACATCGGAGTTTTTATGGCAGGAAGGACACACCGCCCACGCCACAGAAGAGGAAGCAAGAAAAGAAACTATTCAAATGCTCAATGTATATTATGAATTTGTGAATAATTTTTTAGCAATTCCTGCTCTGAAAGGAGTAAAATCTGAAGCCGAAAAATTTGCGGGAGCAGTGGAAACGTATTGTTTAGAAGCACTGATGCAAGATGGGAAAGCATTACAAGTAGGGACTTCTCATTTTTTGGGGCAAAACTTTGCTAAAGCATTTGATGTGACCTTTCAATCAACCGAAGGAAAGTTAGAACATGTTTGGGGAACCTCATGGGGCGTAAGTACGAGAATGATGGGAGCACTTATTATGGCTCATTCTGACGATAATGGACTTGTTTTACCACCGAATCTCGCTCCTATACAAGTAGTAATAATACCTATATTTAAAACTCAGGAAGAATTTCAAAAAATATCTGAGGTAGTTACTCGGATAAGCACTCATTTAAAAAAAATACACATATCTGTCAAATATGATAGCACTGATAACCAAAAACCAGGATGGAAGTTTGCCGAATACGAACTCAAGGGAGTTCCCATTCGCATAGCGATAGGACCAAAAGATATACAAAATAATACAGTAGAAGTAGCCCGCAGAGATACTCTTACCAAAACGACTATTCCATTAGACAATAATTTTGAAAAGTATATTCAAAATGTATTAACAGAAATGCAAAGTTCTATATATACAAAGGCACTTCATTTTAGAAACGCAAATACTTATAAAGTAGATACCTATACAGAATTTAAGGAAGTATTAGAAGAAAAAGGGGGATTTTTACTTGCTCATTGGGATGGGGAGGCAAGCACAGAAGAGAAAATTAAAGAGGAAACAAAAGCAACTATACGATGTATTCCTTTGGGAGCCGAAAAAGAAGAAGGGAAATGCATTATATCCGGAAAAAAATCTGAAAGAAGAGTTATTTTTGCAAGAGCGTATTAA
- the trxB gene encoding thioredoxin-disulfide reductase, translating into MEKIKIAIIGSGPAGYTAAIYAARAGLNPVLFTGNQIGGQLIFTSDVENYPGFPNGILGPEMMSIFQKQAERFGTQIRYSHITKVNFFKKDASSYHTLTIDNQIDIETEAIIIATGASAKWLGIPQETKLQGKGVSSCAVCDGFFFKKQDIAVIGGGDTACEEATYLSHICSKVFLIVRKNKLKASLFMQKQVESIQNIHILYNQETLDILGETSVTGILLKNNTNNETTSIQLSAVFVAIGHYPNTDIFKDQLELDTDGYIITKPGTSKTNIPGVFAVGDVQDRIYKQAVTAAGSGCMGALDAEKFLSHKNKL; encoded by the coding sequence ATGGAAAAAATAAAAATAGCTATTATAGGATCCGGACCAGCAGGGTATACTGCTGCTATTTATGCAGCAAGGGCAGGGCTTAACCCCGTTCTTTTTACCGGAAATCAAATAGGAGGACAACTCATATTCACAAGTGATGTAGAAAACTATCCCGGATTCCCCAACGGTATTTTAGGCCCAGAAATGATGAGTATTTTTCAGAAACAAGCAGAACGATTTGGCACACAAATACGCTACTCACACATAACAAAAGTAAATTTTTTCAAAAAAGATGCTTCCTCATATCACACATTAACGATAGACAATCAAATAGATATAGAAACAGAAGCAATAATTATAGCAACAGGAGCCAGTGCTAAATGGCTCGGAATCCCACAAGAAACAAAATTACAAGGAAAAGGAGTATCCAGCTGTGCTGTCTGTGACGGTTTCTTTTTTAAAAAACAAGATATAGCAGTTATTGGAGGAGGGGATACTGCTTGTGAAGAAGCTACCTATCTCTCTCACATCTGCTCCAAAGTATTTCTTATTGTCAGAAAAAATAAACTCAAAGCATCCCTTTTTATGCAAAAACAAGTAGAATCCATTCAAAATATCCATATTCTTTATAATCAAGAAACATTAGACATACTCGGGGAAACAAGTGTTACAGGAATTTTACTCAAAAATAATACAAACAACGAAACCACATCTATTCAACTGAGTGCGGTTTTTGTAGCTATAGGGCATTACCCCAATACAGACATATTTAAAGATCAACTAGAATTAGATACCGATGGCTATATTATAACAAAACCAGGAACTTCTAAAACCAATATACCAGGAGTGTTTGCCGTAGGTGATGTTCAAGATAGAATATATAAACAAGCTGTAACCGCAGCGGGAAGTGGATGCATGGGAGCATTAGACGCAGAAAAATTTTTATCTCACAAAAATAAATTATGA
- a CDS encoding bifunctional 3,4-dihydroxy-2-butanone-4-phosphate synthase/GTP cyclohydrolase II, whose protein sequence is MNTIAEAMESIRAGNIIIVVDDEDRENEGDFICASEKVTPEIINFMSKHGRGLICVSLLADRCEELGLELMIEKNTALHKTPFTIPVDLIGSGVTTGISASDRCKTIQALVNTATKKEDLAKPGHIFPLKAQKEGVLKRTGHTEASMDFARISGLYPSGVLVEIMSEDGTMARVPELLDIAKKYNICIVSIKNLIEYRLKTESCIQRGVTIKLPTEYGMFDLVIYTQTTTQEKHFALVKGTFSHDEPVLVRVHSSCMTGDIFGSMRCDCGLQLKNAMKLVEKEKKGLILYMNQEGRGIGIENKLKAYKLQEEGMDTVDANIHMGFKPDERDYGIGAQIIKNLNISKVRLITNNPKKRAGMRGYGIEIVENVPLEIPANIHNIQYLTTKRDKLGHEILQKESK, encoded by the coding sequence ATGAACACTATCGCCGAGGCAATGGAAAGTATAAGAGCGGGAAACATTATTATTGTAGTAGATGATGAAGACAGGGAAAACGAAGGGGACTTTATATGTGCTTCCGAGAAAGTGACCCCTGAAATAATCAATTTTATGAGTAAGCATGGGCGGGGCCTCATCTGTGTTTCTTTGTTAGCAGATAGATGTGAAGAATTAGGATTGGAATTAATGATAGAAAAAAATACAGCTCTCCACAAAACTCCATTTACTATTCCCGTAGATTTGATAGGAAGTGGTGTAACTACGGGAATTTCTGCATCGGACAGATGTAAGACCATACAAGCATTAGTAAATACCGCTACCAAAAAAGAAGACCTTGCTAAACCCGGACATATATTCCCTCTCAAAGCCCAAAAAGAAGGTGTTTTGAAAAGAACGGGACATACCGAAGCATCTATGGATTTTGCAAGAATATCGGGATTATATCCTTCTGGTGTTTTAGTGGAAATTATGAGTGAAGATGGTACTATGGCAAGGGTTCCCGAGCTTTTAGATATTGCCAAAAAGTATAACATCTGCATTGTATCCATAAAAAACTTGATAGAATACCGATTAAAAACAGAATCCTGCATTCAAAGAGGAGTCACTATCAAACTTCCTACGGAATACGGTATGTTTGACCTCGTTATCTATACCCAAACTACCACTCAAGAAAAGCATTTTGCCCTCGTAAAGGGAACTTTTTCGCATGATGAGCCTGTTTTGGTGCGGGTTCATTCGTCTTGTATGACAGGAGATATATTTGGTTCTATGCGATGTGATTGTGGATTACAACTGAAAAATGCAATGAAATTAGTAGAAAAAGAAAAAAAAGGACTGATTCTGTATATGAACCAAGAGGGGAGAGGGATAGGTATTGAAAATAAATTAAAAGCGTACAAACTTCAAGAAGAGGGCATGGATACGGTAGATGCCAATATTCACATGGGATTTAAACCCGATGAAAGGGACTATGGCATTGGGGCACAGATAATAAAAAATTTGAATATATCAAAAGTACGACTTATCACAAATAATCCTAAAAAAAGAGCGGGGATGAGAGGCTATGGAATAGAAATAGTAGAAAATGTTCCTTTAGAGATACCTGCTAATATCCATAATATACAATACCTTACCACCAAAAGAGATAAATTAGGGCATGAAATACTGCAAAAAGAATCAAAATAA
- a CDS encoding acyl-CoA thioesterase, whose product MIQYQSISEFFQQQETVTKVIIRLTDCDILQHLKNSNYFDYFFNAREEELETLYNRSILNFFVEDKKAWVVYNQQIHYLKPAKMKESVIITSNTIQFDSKNLIIEYLMFNEAKTQLKTLLWTHFRCVSIIDGTSTTHPPGLLEILEKRFLKYPFIELNINKRLVQLKELFKK is encoded by the coding sequence ATGATACAATACCAATCCATCTCTGAATTTTTTCAACAACAAGAAACTGTAACAAAGGTCATTATACGCCTTACGGACTGCGATATTCTCCAACACCTAAAAAACTCCAATTACTTTGATTATTTCTTCAATGCAAGAGAAGAAGAATTAGAAACTCTCTATAATAGAAGTATTCTCAATTTTTTCGTAGAAGATAAAAAAGCATGGGTGGTTTATAATCAACAAATCCATTATTTGAAACCTGCAAAAATGAAAGAATCTGTCATAATTACTTCCAATACAATACAATTTGATTCGAAGAACCTTATTATAGAATATCTTATGTTTAACGAAGCAAAAACACAACTCAAAACACTTTTGTGGACACATTTTAGATGTGTTAGTATAATAGATGGAACATCCACTACACATCCCCCCGGATTATTAGAAATACTTGAAAAAAGATTTTTAAAATACCCTTTTATAGAACTGAATATTAATAAAAGGTTAGTACAACTGAAAGAACTTTTTAAAAAATAA
- a CDS encoding 6-carboxytetrahydropterin synthase: MVYVSRKEHFNAAHMLFNPDWTEEKNDEVFGLCANKNWHGHNFELVVTVCGEPDIHTGFVVDMKRLGNLIQQHIIQEVDHKNLNIDVGFLKGKMPTCEIVIQEFWKILYPLIPTLSRGAILYKIILYETPKNYVEYMG, from the coding sequence ATGGTTTATGTAAGCAGAAAAGAGCATTTTAATGCTGCCCACATGCTCTTTAACCCCGATTGGACAGAAGAAAAGAATGATGAAGTGTTTGGATTATGTGCTAATAAAAATTGGCATGGGCATAACTTTGAATTAGTAGTGACAGTATGCGGAGAACCCGACATACATACGGGATTTGTGGTAGATATGAAACGACTTGGGAATCTTATACAGCAACATATAATTCAAGAAGTGGATCATAAAAACCTAAACATAGATGTGGGGTTTTTAAAAGGAAAGATGCCAACTTGTGAAATAGTAATACAAGAATTTTGGAAAATATTATATCCACTTATTCCCACTCTCAGTAGAGGAGCTATTCTCTATAAAATTATTCTTTATGAAACACCTAAAAATTATGTAGAATATATGGGATAG
- a CDS encoding Gfo/Idh/MocA family oxidoreductase, producing MNRKIRMGMIGGGRGAFIGAIHRYAIRLDNQIDICAGAFHLDPEISMLSGQDLFIERDRIYPNYYEFFEKESKMPVDKKIDFVTIVTPNHVHFEPSKLALEHGFHVVCEKPLSFSVSEAIELEKLVQKTDLLFAVTHTYTGYPMVKQAKEMIASNIFGNIRKIVVEYPQGWLSTAIETTGNQQASWRTDPKKSGKAGSIGDIGTHAANLAEYITGLQITELCADITTFVSGRLLDDDGNILIRFNNGAKGVLHCSQISAGEENALNIRVYGEKGGIQWAQMEPNTLIVKWLDKPTEIYRTGMGYLGSSAKMNTRTPAGHPEGYLEAFGNIYKNVATALSYRLENKQIPNQYLDFPNIHDGVRGMKFIDAVIQSSQSQQKWIQY from the coding sequence ATGAATAGGAAAATACGAATGGGTATGATAGGCGGTGGAAGAGGCGCTTTTATAGGTGCAATTCACAGATATGCTATAAGGTTAGATAATCAAATAGATATCTGTGCAGGAGCTTTTCACTTGGATCCAGAAATATCTATGCTTTCGGGACAAGATTTATTTATAGAAAGAGATAGAATATATCCAAACTACTACGAATTTTTTGAGAAAGAAAGTAAAATGCCCGTAGATAAAAAAATAGATTTTGTAACTATTGTTACTCCTAATCACGTTCACTTTGAACCATCAAAACTTGCATTAGAACATGGATTCCATGTAGTATGTGAAAAACCCCTTTCTTTTAGTGTATCAGAAGCAATAGAATTAGAAAAATTAGTGCAAAAAACAGATTTATTATTTGCCGTTACACATACTTATACCGGGTACCCAATGGTAAAACAAGCAAAAGAAATGATAGCATCTAATATATTTGGAAATATAAGGAAAATAGTAGTAGAATATCCTCAGGGATGGCTCTCTACGGCGATAGAAACTACGGGAAACCAACAAGCATCATGGAGAACTGACCCAAAAAAATCAGGCAAAGCAGGATCTATCGGCGATATAGGAACACATGCAGCAAATCTTGCTGAATACATTACGGGCTTACAAATAACAGAACTTTGTGCTGATATTACAACTTTTGTTTCGGGACGGCTTTTAGACGATGACGGAAATATTCTCATACGTTTTAACAATGGTGCAAAAGGAGTTCTCCACTGTAGTCAAATTAGTGCAGGTGAAGAAAATGCTCTCAATATAAGGGTCTACGGAGAAAAAGGAGGAATCCAATGGGCTCAAATGGAACCAAATACTCTCATAGTAAAATGGTTAGATAAACCTACTGAAATTTACAGAACAGGTATGGGATATTTAGGAAGTAGTGCAAAAATGAACACAAGGACTCCAGCAGGTCACCCCGAAGGATACTTAGAAGCATTCGGAAATATTTATAAAAACGTAGCAACCGCTCTCTCTTATAGATTAGAAAATAAACAAATCCCCAATCAATATTTAGATTTTCCCAACATTCACGATGGAGTCAGAGGAATGAAATTTATAGACGCTGTTATTCAATCCTCACAAAGTCAACAAAAATGGATACAATATTAA
- a CDS encoding NAD(P)-dependent oxidoreductase encodes MSYYKNKTVIITGASRGIGLSIGVRLAREGANIAIFAKTDSAHPKLPGTIYIAAEEIERAGGKAFPYKVDIRDEETVKIAIEKTVETFGGVDILINNASAISLTDTINTDMKKFDLMHQINTRGTFLVSKYCIPYLTKSKNAHILNISPPLSMDPKWFKNHVAYTIAKYGMSMCVLGMSEELRASNIAVNALWPRTLIATSAVNNLLGGEKIMQHARNSDIVADAAFFILQKNSSLFTGNFCIDEEILKENSITDFTPYAINPAKNLMTDLFL; translated from the coding sequence ATGTCATACTATAAAAATAAAACAGTTATCATCACAGGAGCAAGTAGAGGAATAGGACTTTCTATAGGGGTACGATTAGCGAGGGAAGGAGCAAATATTGCTATTTTTGCAAAAACAGATTCTGCACATCCCAAATTACCAGGTACCATATATATAGCTGCCGAAGAGATAGAAAGGGCAGGCGGAAAGGCATTTCCTTATAAAGTAGATATACGAGACGAGGAAACGGTAAAAATAGCAATAGAGAAGACCGTAGAAACCTTCGGTGGAGTTGATATTTTAATAAATAACGCAAGTGCTATTTCCCTTACGGACACAATTAATACAGATATGAAAAAATTTGATTTAATGCATCAAATTAATACGAGAGGAACTTTTTTGGTATCCAAGTATTGTATTCCCTATCTTACAAAATCAAAAAATGCCCATATACTTAACATTTCTCCGCCATTGAGTATGGATCCCAAGTGGTTTAAAAATCATGTAGCATATACAATAGCAAAATATGGTATGAGTATGTGTGTTTTAGGAATGTCAGAAGAACTCCGTGCATCTAATATAGCAGTAAATGCTTTATGGCCTAGGACACTTATCGCAACTTCAGCAGTAAATAATTTATTAGGAGGGGAAAAGATAATGCAGCATGCAAGAAATTCTGACATAGTAGCAGACGCTGCTTTTTTTATTCTGCAAAAAAATTCTTCTCTTTTTACAGGTAACTTTTGTATAGATGAAGAGATTCTAAAAGAGAATAGCATAACAGATTTTACTCCGTATGCTATAAATCCTGCTAAAAATCTTATGACTGACCTGTTTTTATAA
- a CDS encoding SRPBCC domain-containing protein: MKQLPFKIEIKANAKTVWFALWDDDNYKKWTIAFCEGSYAVSNWNKGSKIHFLDPNGNGMYSIIDEKIEDQEMSFKHLGELKNYQEQPLDKNTELWSGCIEKYTLQEKNGITTLYVFIDTIDEFTSFFEKTIPQALVNIKQLSENMKITVSISTFVNIENVWNLFTGAEHIMHWNNASEDWHTPKVMNNLEVKGTFRYRMEAKDGSFGFDFEGIYTEVKKHQTIAYTMPDKRNVIIHFSVKENTTWVTEIFDPETTNSLELQKNGWQSILNNFKKYVESYKF; this comes from the coding sequence GTGAAGCAGTTACCATTTAAAATAGAAATAAAAGCAAATGCAAAGACAGTTTGGTTTGCTTTGTGGGATGACGATAATTATAAAAAATGGACTATTGCATTTTGTGAAGGATCTTATGCGGTATCAAATTGGAACAAGGGAAGTAAAATACATTTTTTAGACCCAAATGGTAATGGGATGTATAGCATTATTGATGAAAAAATAGAGGATCAAGAAATGTCTTTCAAACACTTAGGTGAATTAAAAAATTACCAAGAGCAACCTTTGGATAAAAATACAGAATTGTGGAGTGGATGTATTGAAAAATATACACTTCAAGAAAAGAATGGAATTACTACCCTTTATGTTTTTATAGATACCATTGATGAATTTACTTCTTTTTTTGAAAAAACTATTCCCCAAGCACTCGTAAACATAAAGCAGTTATCTGAAAACATGAAAATTACTGTTTCTATTTCTACGTTTGTAAATATAGAAAATGTTTGGAATCTATTCACAGGAGCAGAACATATAATGCATTGGAATAATGCAAGTGAAGATTGGCATACTCCTAAAGTTATGAATAATCTCGAGGTAAAAGGAACATTTCGTTATAGAATGGAAGCAAAAGATGGAAGTTTTGGCTTTGATTTTGAGGGAATTTATACAGAAGTGAAAAAGCATCAAACCATTGCTTACACAATGCCCGATAAAAGAAATGTAATAATACATTTTTCTGTAAAAGAGAATACCACATGGGTAACCGAAATATTTGACCCTGAAACCACAAATTCTTTAGAATTACAAAAAAATGGATGGCAATCCATTCTCAATAATTTTAAAAAATATGTAGAATCTTATAAGTTTTAA